Proteins found in one Thermoplasmata archaeon genomic segment:
- a CDS encoding DUF1508 domain-containing protein — MGKYVIFKTSDEGYKFNLVAGNNEVIGTSQVFKSLDSAKKSTESVKKFCDAEIEDQTLKNPESKKYPKWEIYLDKAGEYRFRLCASNGENLLASEGYTAKANAKKGIESIKKNAASEIVVKND, encoded by the coding sequence ATGGGAAAATACGTCATATTCAAGACATCGGACGAGGGCTACAAATTCAACCTTGTCGCCGGAAACAACGAAGTGATCGGAACCTCTCAGGTGTTCAAGTCTCTGGATTCCGCAAAGAAGAGCACAGAATCCGTCAAGAAGTTCTGCGATGCGGAAATCGAGGACCAGACCCTGAAGAACCCCGAGTCCAAGAAGTACCCCAAGTGGGAGATCTATCTTGACAAGGCCGGGGAGTACAGGTTCAGGCTCTGTGCTTCCAATGGAGAGAACCTCCTGGCTTCCGAAGGCTACACAGCAAAGGCGAATGCCAAGAAGGGAATCGAATCCATCAAGAAGAACGCTGCTTCCGAGATAGTCGTCAAAAACGATTGA
- a CDS encoding MFS transporter, which yields MMAQCRINNGAVIIDVKNSWVLYDVANSAYILFVLSIIPIYFNKLAQEGGLEESEYLAFWAASVSLVTFAMLFFGPFCGTLSDRQGWRKPVLITLVIIGAVTCALLGFIQMWALFLVVLCIGKVAFYASLVVYDGMLVDVAKDEEMDHLSSKGYAIGYIGSCIPFAFCLVFMVLSDFIDMGPNIFTTQQAVILSLVLVGAWWVIMSLPLFRNYEQVHYRKVSMRRPSKSVKRFIHTFKDIASNKAMLFFMIAFLFYIDGVNTVMEMATAYGKALDLGDIGLLGGLLLTQIVAFPATIFMNKMAFRFGTHRIIIVSIVGYLCISVFAYFLSNMVEFFILAFAVGLFQGTIQALSRSYFGRMVPKDDTGEYFGILDIFGKGSTIIGTASIAILTTFFHEPRTMVFVLIAVFLIGLILFLLSNRYAIYDNPATKSE from the coding sequence ATGATGGCTCAATGTCGAATCAATAACGGGGCTGTTATCATAGATGTGAAGAACTCATGGGTATTGTACGATGTTGCAAACTCTGCATACATTCTGTTCGTACTGTCCATCATTCCCATCTATTTCAACAAGCTAGCGCAGGAAGGAGGTCTCGAAGAATCAGAGTACCTTGCATTCTGGGCCGCATCAGTCTCGCTGGTCACGTTCGCGATGCTTTTCTTCGGACCGTTCTGCGGAACGTTGTCCGACAGACAGGGATGGAGAAAACCGGTGCTGATCACATTGGTCATCATCGGGGCCGTCACTTGTGCCCTCCTGGGTTTCATCCAGATGTGGGCATTGTTCCTTGTTGTTCTCTGTATCGGAAAGGTCGCGTTCTACGCATCCCTTGTCGTCTATGACGGAATGCTCGTCGATGTGGCGAAGGATGAGGAGATGGACCATCTGTCGTCAAAGGGTTATGCGATAGGATATATCGGCAGCTGCATACCGTTCGCATTCTGTCTCGTCTTCATGGTGTTGTCTGACTTCATCGATATGGGGCCGAACATCTTCACCACACAGCAGGCAGTCATCCTTTCACTGGTCCTGGTCGGAGCATGGTGGGTGATCATGTCACTTCCGTTGTTCAGGAATTATGAGCAGGTCCACTACAGGAAGGTCTCCATGAGGCGTCCTTCCAAGAGCGTAAAACGTTTCATCCACACATTCAAGGACATAGCTTCCAACAAGGCCATGCTCTTCTTCATGATTGCTTTCCTGTTCTACATCGACGGTGTGAACACCGTTATGGAGATGGCGACAGCTTACGGAAAGGCATTGGATCTGGGAGATATCGGATTGCTCGGAGGATTGCTGCTGACGCAGATCGTAGCATTCCCCGCAACCATCTTCATGAACAAAATGGCGTTCAGGTTTGGAACGCACCGTATCATCATAGTGTCCATAGTCGGATACCTGTGCATCTCGGTGTTCGCATATTTCCTGAGCAATATGGTCGAATTCTTCATCCTCGCATTCGCGGTGGGATTGTTCCAGGGAACTATCCAGGCTCTGTCCAGATCCTACTTCGGAAGGATGGTCCCCAAGGATGACACCGGGGAGTACTTCGGTATCCTGGACATATTCGGCAAAGGATCTACGATCATCGGGACAGCATCTATCGCCATCCTGACCACATTCTTCCACGAGCCCCGCACGATGGTATTCGTCCTCATCGCGGTATTTCTGATCGGTCTCATCTTGTTCCTGCTCTCCAACAGGTATGCAATTTATGACAATCCCGCAACCAAATCCGAGTGA
- a CDS encoding alanine--tRNA ligase, with translation MDAQEMRETFVNFFKERGHAYISSASLIPENDPTVLFTTAGMHPLVPYLLGEKHPAGKRLVDFQKCVRTGDIDEVGDASHLTFFEMLGNWSLGDYFKKESIDFSYTLLTEVLGIKPDQLSVTAFAGDEDAPRDTETAELWKSHGLRDDQIYFYPKSDNWWGPAGQTGPCGPDTEIFFDDGRPKCGPDCGPSCHCGKFTEIWNNVFMQYNKNADGTFSPLKQKNVDTGMGLERILRILNHNETVYDTPLFTPILDKISELTGKKYGENEEDTRAFRIIADHMRAATFILGDGVVPAKIGQGYILRRLIRRSSRYMSKLGYEEPFMQKIAEVIVNNYSKAYPELEQNKDFIYNNINNEELKFHKAVMKGLRRFDQMVAENGDSPVLNGETVFRLYDTYGFPIEMTVELAAEKGLKVDMDDFNGRFKTHQDKSRGDGGTFKGGLADHSEETTKLHTATHLLNAALRKFVSPDIHQKGSNITAERLRFDFNLDRKVTPEELKQIEDWVNECIKAEIPVVCEEMPYEQAKEEGVEGVFTNKYGEIVKVYKIGDVSAEMCGGPHVKNTKELQGFKIKKEESSAAGVRRIKAVVGKFD, from the coding sequence ATGGACGCTCAAGAAATGAGAGAGACTTTCGTCAACTTCTTCAAGGAGAGGGGACACGCATACATCAGTTCCGCATCCCTCATCCCTGAGAACGATCCGACGGTACTGTTCACGACCGCAGGGATGCACCCGCTCGTCCCCTATCTTCTCGGAGAGAAACACCCAGCAGGAAAGAGGCTTGTGGACTTCCAGAAATGCGTCAGGACAGGAGACATAGATGAGGTCGGAGACGCCAGTCACCTCACCTTCTTCGAGATGCTCGGTAACTGGTCCTTGGGAGACTACTTCAAGAAGGAGTCCATCGATTTCAGCTACACCCTGCTCACAGAGGTCCTCGGGATCAAGCCCGACCAGCTCTCGGTCACCGCATTCGCCGGTGACGAGGATGCTCCCCGCGATACCGAGACCGCAGAACTCTGGAAATCCCACGGACTGAGGGACGATCAGATTTACTTCTACCCCAAATCCGATAACTGGTGGGGCCCGGCCGGTCAGACAGGACCCTGCGGACCCGACACGGAGATCTTCTTCGACGACGGCAGGCCCAAATGCGGACCTGACTGCGGGCCCTCATGCCACTGCGGAAAGTTCACAGAGATTTGGAACAACGTGTTCATGCAGTACAACAAGAACGCGGATGGAACCTTCTCACCGCTCAAGCAGAAGAACGTCGATACTGGAATGGGACTCGAGAGGATCCTGCGTATCCTGAACCACAACGAGACCGTTTACGACACACCTCTGTTCACCCCTATCCTCGACAAGATCTCAGAGCTCACCGGCAAGAAGTACGGCGAGAACGAGGAGGACACCAGGGCATTCAGGATCATCGCCGATCACATGAGAGCGGCCACATTCATCCTGGGAGACGGTGTCGTTCCCGCCAAGATCGGTCAGGGATACATCCTCAGGAGGCTCATCAGGAGGTCCTCCAGATACATGTCCAAACTCGGATATGAGGAGCCTTTCATGCAGAAGATCGCAGAGGTCATCGTCAACAACTACTCCAAGGCGTACCCCGAACTCGAACAGAACAAGGATTTCATCTACAACAACATCAACAACGAGGAGCTGAAGTTCCACAAGGCAGTCATGAAGGGTCTGAGAAGATTCGACCAGATGGTCGCTGAGAACGGCGACAGTCCTGTCCTCAACGGAGAGACCGTGTTCAGGCTCTACGACACCTACGGATTCCCCATCGAGATGACCGTGGAACTGGCGGCGGAGAAGGGACTGAAGGTCGACATGGACGATTTCAACGGAAGGTTCAAGACGCACCAGGACAAGTCCCGCGGAGACGGAGGAACCTTCAAGGGAGGTCTTGCCGACCACAGCGAGGAGACCACAAAGCTGCACACCGCCACCCATCTTCTCAATGCGGCACTGAGGAAGTTCGTCTCTCCGGATATCCATCAGAAGGGATCCAACATCACGGCTGAGAGGCTCAGATTCGACTTCAACCTGGACAGGAAGGTCACACCCGAAGAGCTCAAACAGATCGAGGACTGGGTGAACGAATGCATCAAAGCAGAGATCCCGGTCGTCTGCGAGGAGATGCCCTACGAACAGGCAAAGGAAGAGGGTGTGGAAGGAGTCTTCACCAACAAATACGGCGAGATCGTCAAAGTCTACAAGATAGGCGACGTTTCCGCTGAGATGTGCGGCGGACCCCACGTCAAGAACACCAAGGAACTTCAGGGATTCAAGATCAAGAAGGAAGAGAGTTCCGCAGCCGGCGTAAGGCGTATCAAAGCTGTCGTCGGAAAGTTCGACTGA
- the nifB gene encoding nitrogenase cofactor biosynthesis protein NifB, which yields MPEDLRKALSEHPCFCEDAHHSFARMHLPVAPRCNIQCNYCNRKFDCCNESRPGVTSEVLDPEQALAKVKAVKEEIPQLSVIGVAGPGDPLANENTFRSLELIGKEMPGLTLCVSTNGLALPDCAQRLFDLNVRFVTVTMNCIDPEIGAKIYDAVIYEGRKYSGIEGATILRDKQLEGIRRCVDLGMLVKINIVMIPGINDSHIPDLVKHVRDMGVYIVNILPLIPVEGTKFSDLKAPTPLERRDMMDRCGLDMKMMRHCRQCRADAIGLLGQDRSAEFTHIEGCGLKDCNLNVTFDTEHDESKVAVATSDGKTVNSGFGNASEFRIYATDGDTVRFLRTVPIDRSGTVAGKDHRDHIESIIRQLEDCGTVIVEEIGPMPSRILPELGVKVIITQGDVNEAVRQSKH from the coding sequence ATACCAGAGGACCTCAGGAAGGCATTATCAGAACATCCGTGTTTCTGCGAGGATGCCCACCATTCGTTCGCAAGGATGCACCTCCCAGTCGCACCCAGGTGCAATATCCAATGCAACTACTGCAACAGGAAGTTCGACTGCTGCAACGAGTCCAGACCTGGAGTGACAAGCGAGGTCCTCGATCCGGAACAGGCCTTGGCCAAGGTGAAGGCGGTGAAGGAGGAAATCCCCCAGCTATCCGTTATCGGCGTGGCGGGGCCCGGGGACCCTCTGGCCAATGAGAACACGTTCCGTTCTCTGGAGCTCATCGGTAAAGAGATGCCCGGACTTACGCTGTGCGTTTCCACCAACGGTCTAGCTCTTCCGGATTGTGCTCAGAGACTGTTCGATCTGAATGTCAGATTCGTCACAGTCACGATGAACTGCATCGATCCGGAGATCGGGGCGAAGATCTATGATGCGGTAATCTATGAGGGAAGGAAGTATTCCGGGATCGAAGGGGCCACGATATTAAGGGACAAACAGCTGGAGGGCATACGCAGATGCGTAGACCTCGGGATGCTGGTGAAGATAAACATTGTCATGATCCCGGGGATAAACGATTCCCATATCCCCGATCTGGTGAAGCATGTGCGCGACATGGGAGTGTACATTGTGAACATACTCCCCTTGATCCCTGTCGAAGGGACGAAGTTCTCCGACCTGAAGGCACCCACCCCCCTTGAGAGAAGGGACATGATGGACCGCTGCGGATTGGACATGAAGATGATGCGCCACTGCAGACAATGCCGTGCGGATGCCATCGGATTGCTCGGCCAGGACAGGTCCGCGGAGTTCACCCATATCGAGGGCTGCGGTCTGAAGGACTGCAACCTGAATGTCACATTCGATACCGAACATGATGAGTCCAAGGTAGCAGTGGCAACCAGCGATGGTAAGACTGTGAACAGCGGATTCGGAAATGCTTCGGAGTTCAGGATATACGCTACCGACGGGGACACCGTCAGATTCCTGAGGACCGTTCCTATCGACAGATCGGGTACCGTGGCAGGGAAGGACCACAGGGATCACATAGAATCCATTATCAGACAGTTGGAGGACTGCGGGACAGTGATCGTCGAAGAAATCGGTCCGATGCCTTCGAGGATACTGCCTGAACTAGGCGTGAAGGTCATCATCACCCAGGGCGACGTCAACGAAGCTGTCAGGCAATCCAAACACTGA
- a CDS encoding DUF61 family protein has translation MADFLASVMSELNSNLAVGKRTLEQMMDSGDFTYKTRSGSVVSIPKEQMDYLWEVCEETEKIRLRLPIYVSTDISSDIGAWKVEGTPDADVVARILGKNMHREGYLRLYHPDMRDLKSKIPDAIIVVFTP, from the coding sequence ATGGCAGACTTCCTAGCATCGGTCATGTCCGAATTGAATTCCAACCTTGCAGTCGGCAAGAGGACTTTGGAGCAGATGATGGATTCCGGGGATTTCACATACAAGACTAGGAGCGGTTCGGTGGTCAGCATTCCCAAGGAACAGATGGATTATCTTTGGGAAGTATGCGAGGAGACCGAAAAGATCAGGCTCAGGCTGCCGATCTATGTGTCCACAGATATTTCGTCGGATATCGGTGCATGGAAGGTGGAGGGAACGCCGGATGCGGATGTCGTCGCCAGAATCCTCGGGAAGAACATGCATCGCGAGGGATATCTGCGCCTTTATCATCCAGATATGAGGGATTTGAAATCGAAAATACCCGATGCCATCATAGTAGTCTTCACGCCTTGA
- a CDS encoding MBL fold metallo-hydrolase: MIHRIGPYISIDSNIYMLTGSQNILIDAGTGLSSNEVIRSIRNVLGPERRLDKILLTHCHFDHIGGVPYLVSAFGCKAYAGYADAISIRNGDYNYTLSHDFGVDIPPIPVEDLHEGDIIDNGESRLRVIETPGHTMGGVSFYDEISSSLFSGDTVFSNGYGRTDFNGGSLEVLRKSIRKLCNTPVKGLYPGHGLPVSDGSAAIQRALEMVGE; this comes from the coding sequence ATGATTCATCGCATAGGGCCGTACATATCGATAGATTCGAACATCTACATGCTTACAGGCAGTCAGAATATCCTAATTGATGCCGGAACAGGTCTGTCGTCCAACGAGGTCATCAGATCCATAAGGAATGTATTGGGGCCGGAGAGAAGATTGGACAAGATTCTGCTCACCCATTGCCATTTTGATCACATCGGAGGGGTTCCTTATTTGGTATCTGCTTTCGGATGCAAGGCCTATGCGGGTTATGCAGATGCCATCTCAATCCGCAATGGGGATTACAACTATACTCTCAGTCATGATTTCGGTGTAGACATACCGCCTATACCTGTCGAGGATCTGCATGAGGGCGACATTATCGATAACGGCGAATCTAGGTTGCGTGTGATTGAGACTCCCGGACACACGATGGGAGGTGTAAGTTTCTATGACGAGATCTCATCCTCCCTCTTCTCAGGAGATACTGTGTTTTCCAACGGATACGGCCGTACCGATTTCAACGGCGGTTCTTTGGAAGTCCTAAGAAAATCTATAAGAAAGCTATGTAATACGCCAGTGAAAGGGTTGTACCCAGGTCATGGCCTTCCCGTATCTGACGGTTCGGCCGCTATCCAGAGAGCACTGGAAATGGTAGGTGAGTGA
- a CDS encoding threonylcarbamoyl-AMP synthase, which translates to MKIIKCDYSNGFGAQCEEAVKAAAEDIAAGKLIVYPTETVYGIGADIYNEAAVKNLYLTKKRPFDMPLSVAVSDISMLEKVAVLNENAQKLVKAFMPGPLTIIVQKQPSVPDIVTSSSQKVGIRIPDNRFALELIKRTGPIITTSANLHSHPDAINVDAAVEDFGDAVDTYIDSGACNLGKPSTIVWLMDDQVEIIRQGAISEKQIMEVLEC; encoded by the coding sequence ATGAAGATCATCAAGTGTGACTATTCGAACGGATTCGGAGCACAATGCGAGGAAGCCGTCAAGGCAGCAGCCGAGGACATTGCAGCGGGAAAGCTCATAGTCTACCCCACAGAGACCGTTTACGGAATTGGGGCAGACATCTACAACGAGGCCGCGGTCAAGAATCTCTATCTGACCAAGAAGAGGCCTTTCGACATGCCTCTGTCTGTCGCGGTTTCGGATATCTCCATGCTTGAGAAGGTTGCTGTTCTCAACGAGAACGCACAGAAGCTCGTCAAGGCGTTCATGCCCGGGCCGCTCACCATCATCGTTCAGAAACAGCCCAGCGTACCCGATATTGTGACATCCTCGTCACAGAAGGTCGGAATACGCATTCCTGACAACAGGTTCGCTCTGGAGCTCATCAAACGTACCGGTCCTATCATCACCACATCGGCAAACCTTCACTCGCACCCCGATGCGATCAACGTTGATGCTGCAGTCGAGGATTTCGGAGATGCGGTCGACACCTACATTGATTCCGGTGCATGCAACCTTGGAAAGCCGTCCACCATCGTTTGGCTGATGGACGACCAAGTCGAGATCATCCGTCAGGGTGCAATCTCAGAGAAACAGATCATGGAAGTCTTAGAATGCTGA
- a CDS encoding type II methionyl aminopeptidase encodes MLTSEELEKLRKAGKVSAEARELGLSMCKPGVKLYDVAQEVEGYIRKHGCKLAFPCNISRNEIAAHATPSCNDKTVFEVGDIVKVDCGGILDGFIGDTAGTVEVGSRSYPELVEISKTARNTVAEFIGEGVPLCEIGSAVERTIRGAGFAPIVNLCGHQIARNELHAGFSVPNYDNGDDFKIQSGMTVAIEPFATNGKGEIKNGRPGNIVRIIRERPLADPKDQEFYEYIKEEFFQQPFCARSCEFPDAEKRVRSLIRHGVLSCYAELVEVSGGLVSQHEYTFYIDGKHGEVTTLP; translated from the coding sequence ATGCTGACAAGCGAGGAATTGGAGAAGCTGCGTAAGGCAGGAAAGGTCTCTGCGGAGGCCAGGGAACTTGGGTTGTCAATGTGTAAGCCCGGAGTCAAGCTCTACGATGTAGCACAGGAGGTCGAGGGATACATACGCAAGCACGGATGCAAGCTCGCCTTCCCATGCAACATAAGCAGGAACGAGATCGCGGCCCACGCCACTCCCAGCTGCAACGATAAGACAGTCTTCGAGGTAGGGGACATCGTTAAGGTGGACTGTGGAGGGATCCTTGATGGATTCATCGGCGATACCGCCGGTACAGTCGAAGTGGGTTCCCGCAGCTATCCGGAGCTGGTCGAGATCAGCAAGACTGCGAGGAATACCGTAGCGGAGTTCATCGGAGAAGGCGTGCCTCTCTGTGAGATCGGCAGTGCGGTGGAGAGGACCATTAGGGGTGCAGGATTTGCACCTATCGTCAATCTTTGCGGACATCAGATCGCCAGGAACGAACTCCACGCTGGATTCTCTGTTCCGAACTATGACAACGGCGACGACTTCAAGATCCAATCCGGTATGACGGTTGCCATCGAGCCTTTCGCCACAAACGGAAAGGGAGAGATCAAGAACGGAAGGCCCGGAAATATCGTACGTATCATCAGGGAGAGGCCTCTCGCCGATCCGAAGGATCAGGAGTTCTACGAGTACATCAAGGAGGAGTTCTTCCAGCAGCCGTTCTGTGCAAGGAGCTGCGAGTTCCCTGACGCAGAGAAGCGCGTGAGGAGTCTTATCCGTCACGGTGTATTGTCCTGCTATGCGGAACTGGTAGAGGTATCTGGAGGACTTGTTTCCCAGCACGAATATACCTTCTACATAGACGGTAAGCACGGAGAGGTCACGACACTCCCGTAA
- a CDS encoding ammonium transporter: MSDATSPDSPLIPEDYVTPSGDFDDKDNDLLNEAFMFIKNIGVWFMLMLVAFLMIFIKKFEWGVCLAVLLSAAASYIVYAGIHQFYFGDAWNQTLMIGAVICAITYVIAIGVFLGTVKQWHYFLGGIVFAFVYCLVEWLVGNLELFGALTTDDGGSIMVHMCAAYFGLGACLALRVKEAFNEPMYTTTHSVSFVWLASMLLWVLWPTFVCGFLPMELFALGIMTCYMAGLGSIISAYVVCMVCQKKVNPLTYTYAMLAGPVAIGAPLIIVGPWAALIIGIAAGIVSALCFIYLQPRLCNKLGIVDVMGVHNLHGMAGWTGAISCAIVLLIAGETSMALADIAMAVIVFAVSLVGGAIAGILMKVTMGKPMEMFSDDYDFIKNEEPQN; the protein is encoded by the coding sequence ATGTCGGACGCAACATCTCCTGACAGCCCTCTGATCCCCGAAGACTATGTTACCCCTTCCGGTGACTTCGACGACAAAGACAATGATCTGTTGAATGAAGCTTTCATGTTCATAAAGAACATTGGTGTATGGTTTATGCTGATGCTTGTCGCGTTCCTCATGATCTTCATCAAGAAGTTCGAGTGGGGAGTCTGTCTTGCAGTCCTTCTGTCTGCAGCGGCAAGCTATATCGTATATGCCGGAATCCACCAGTTCTATTTCGGTGACGCGTGGAACCAGACCCTCATGATCGGAGCGGTCATCTGTGCTATCACTTATGTCATCGCAATCGGTGTATTCCTTGGAACAGTCAAACAGTGGCATTACTTCCTCGGTGGAATTGTTTTCGCGTTCGTGTACTGCCTCGTCGAGTGGCTCGTGGGCAATTTAGAGCTGTTCGGCGCACTCACTACCGACGACGGAGGATCCATCATGGTCCACATGTGTGCTGCATACTTCGGTCTTGGAGCATGTCTCGCTCTTAGGGTTAAGGAAGCTTTCAACGAGCCTATGTACACTACAACTCACAGTGTTTCTTTCGTTTGGCTCGCCAGTATGCTCCTTTGGGTCCTCTGGCCCACATTCGTCTGCGGATTCCTCCCGATGGAACTCTTCGCACTCGGAATCATGACTTGTTACATGGCCGGACTTGGATCGATTATCAGCGCATATGTCGTATGTATGGTCTGCCAGAAGAAGGTCAACCCCCTGACATACACCTACGCAATGCTCGCAGGTCCTGTCGCTATCGGAGCACCTCTGATCATCGTCGGCCCCTGGGCAGCACTGATCATCGGTATCGCAGCTGGAATCGTCTCCGCTCTCTGTTTCATCTACCTGCAGCCCAGGCTGTGCAACAAGCTTGGAATCGTCGATGTTATGGGAGTTCACAACCTGCACGGAATGGCAGGATGGACCGGAGCTATCTCCTGTGCTATCGTTCTTCTCATCGCAGGCGAGACCTCAATGGCCCTTGCAGACATTGCAATGGCAGTCATCGTCTTCGCAGTCTCTCTCGTCGGAGGAGCCATCGCTGGTATCCTCATGAAGGTCACCATGGGCAAACCCATGGAGATGTTCTCTGACGACTACGACTTCATCAAGAACGAAGAGCCTCAGAACTGA
- a CDS encoding dimethylamine methyltransferase, protein MANEQILADLKTSVETWNIKLAQEATQKAIDAKMDIGTIIGEGLGKGMETIGVRFDKAEIYLPQVVAASKTMEAALNILKPLMESGEGNLKGTVVMGTVEGDIHEIGKNVCCAMLRGAGYNVIDLGPDASAMDFMDAAEENNAQVCGGSALMTTTLESQRELVETIKEMEAPYKAIFGGAPCSKEWCDEIGADGYSETANEIIGLVDKLTGN, encoded by the coding sequence ATGGCAAACGAACAGATTCTCGCTGATCTCAAGACATCAGTTGAGACATGGAACATCAAACTTGCTCAGGAAGCAACCCAGAAGGCAATCGACGCCAAGATGGACATCGGAACCATCATCGGAGAGGGACTCGGAAAGGGAATGGAGACCATCGGAGTCAGGTTCGACAAGGCAGAGATCTACCTACCTCAGGTCGTTGCAGCATCCAAGACAATGGAGGCAGCACTGAACATCCTCAAGCCCCTCATGGAGAGCGGAGAGGGAAACCTGAAGGGTACCGTCGTTATGGGTACTGTTGAGGGAGATATCCACGAGATCGGAAAGAACGTCTGCTGTGCAATGCTCAGGGGAGCTGGATACAACGTCATCGACCTCGGACCCGACGCATCCGCAATGGACTTCATGGATGCAGCAGAGGAGAACAACGCTCAGGTCTGCGGAGGATCCGCACTCATGACAACAACCCTCGAGTCCCAGAGAGAGCTCGTTGAGACCATCAAAGAGATGGAGGCGCCCTACAAGGCAATCTTCGGAGGAGCACCCTGCTCCAAGGAGTGGTGCGACGAGATCGGAGCCGACGGATACTCTGAGACAGCAAACGAGATCATCGGACTCGTTGACAAGCTCACTGGAAACTGA
- a CDS encoding 30S ribosomal protein S13, with translation MAKAKKDSQQTEDENFNYIVRIVNTDIDGQKRTVIGLQSIKGVGKRVAQIVTKKAAVDPTVKMGSLPDEKVKEIETLVKSYVEYAPTWAINRQMDYETGADMHLFGQDLEIIQKEDINRMKMIRCYRGIRHETHHKVRGQRTRSNGRHGLTMGVSKK, from the coding sequence ATGGCCAAAGCGAAGAAAGACTCGCAGCAGACCGAGGATGAGAACTTCAACTACATCGTCCGTATCGTCAACACCGATATCGACGGTCAGAAGAGGACAGTCATCGGTCTCCAGAGCATTAAGGGAGTCGGAAAGAGGGTCGCACAGATCGTTACCAAGAAGGCAGCGGTCGATCCCACAGTCAAGATGGGATCCCTCCCCGACGAGAAAGTCAAAGAGATCGAAACACTCGTCAAGTCCTACGTCGAGTACGCACCCACATGGGCAATCAACAGGCAGATGGACTACGAAACTGGAGCTGACATGCACCTTTTCGGTCAGGATCTCGAGATCATCCAGAAAGAGGATATCAACAGGATGAAGATGATCCGCTGCTACCGCGGTATCAGGCACGAGACCCACCACAAGGTAAGGGGTCAGAGGACTCGTTCGAACGGCAGACACGGACTCACCATGGGAGTCTCCAAGAAATGA
- a CDS encoding 30S ribosomal protein S4, producing the protein MGDPKFSRKTYDTPSHPWQGERIKAEVEVVNAFGLKNKTEVWKAETILRNLRGQSRNLQARLRTGDAQAKIEADALLAKCGRLGFLTTDATLNDILTLKDEDVLSRRLQTIVYEKGLSSTIKQARQMITHGHIFVNGHKVTVPGYIVTRKEESSIEYNPASPFTDEMHPMRISAEQAAANAAVKAKAEAEAEAAAAAAAKADAEEAGITIEDGEQ; encoded by the coding sequence ATGGGAGATCCAAAGTTTTCAAGAAAGACATATGACACCCCCTCACACCCCTGGCAGGGAGAGAGGATCAAGGCAGAGGTCGAGGTCGTCAACGCCTTCGGACTCAAGAACAAGACAGAGGTTTGGAAGGCAGAGACCATCCTCAGGAACCTGAGGGGTCAGTCCAGGAACCTCCAGGCACGTCTCAGAACCGGTGACGCCCAGGCAAAGATCGAGGCAGATGCCCTTCTCGCAAAGTGCGGAAGGCTCGGATTCCTCACAACTGACGCCACTCTGAACGATATCCTTACTCTGAAGGACGAGGATGTTCTGTCCCGTCGTCTCCAGACAATTGTCTACGAGAAGGGACTGTCCAGCACAATCAAGCAGGCAAGGCAGATGATCACTCACGGACACATCTTCGTGAACGGACACAAGGTCACCGTTCCCGGATACATCGTCACAAGGAAGGAGGAGTCCTCAATCGAGTACAACCCCGCATCACCCTTCACCGATGAGATGCACCCCATGAGGATCTCGGCAGAGCAGGCAGCAGCCAACGCAGCAGTCAAGGCAAAGGCCGAGGCAGAGGCAGAGGCTGCCGCAGCAGCAGCCGCAAAGGCAGATGCAGAAGAGGCAGGAATTACAATCGAGGATGGTGAGCAGTGA
- a CDS encoding 30S ribosomal protein S11, with amino-acid sequence MTAKWGIANIFASYNNVMITLTDITGAETVAKVTGGMVVKQAKDQSSPYAAQRAAEKIAEVAKEKEYVGIHVRVRAPGGNKSVSPGPGAQAAIRALTRAGLKIGRIEDVTPIPHDGTKKKGGRRGRRV; translated from the coding sequence ATGACCGCAAAATGGGGAATCGCCAACATATTCGCGAGCTACAACAACGTCATGATCACACTGACTGACATCACCGGAGCAGAGACAGTCGCAAAGGTCACCGGTGGAATGGTCGTCAAGCAGGCGAAGGACCAGTCTTCGCCTTACGCGGCACAGAGGGCAGCCGAGAAGATTGCCGAGGTCGCTAAGGAGAAGGAGTACGTCGGAATCCACGTCAGGGTACGTGCTCCCGGAGGAAACAAGTCCGTTTCGCCCGGACCCGGTGCTCAGGCAGCTATCCGTGCTCTCACAAGGGCCGGACTCAAGATCGGCCGCATCGAGGACGTCACACCCATACCGCACGACGGAACCAAGAAGAAGGGCGGACGCAGAGGACGCAGGGTCTGA